One Sporosarcina sp. FSL W8-0480 genomic window, GCGGACATTCAAATACCTGCGATGATCTTCATAGCCGCCACTGATGAAAATATATTCCGTAAACATACTATCCCTGTCCTTACGGATCACTTTCATATCATGGCGTCTCAGATAAAATTTCGTCTCTTGCAACTCGCTTTGAACCTGTGTCATCGTAGCATCAATAATTTTAAGGTAAGGGCCCTTCAACTTGAACGGGCCCTTTTCAAGCAGCTCCCGATCACGTTGCAATACAATCAAAAGCATCGGCAGGTAAATCATATTTTCAAAATAAGGCAATGCCTTCGCAGGAATTAAAGGCATCACTCTCTCCTCCTCTCAAAAGGAACATTTGTTCCCATTATATGATGAATATTTGAAATATGCAACACAGGCGGGAAGGTAATTTTATCCGCAGAGGGGAATGCGTGCGGCCGCTGCGCGCTTTATGCGTGATTATGGAGATTTATGGACTTTTGCAGCGATTTATGCGCATTTAGAGGGATTTATGCGGCTTTCAAGCGGCTTATGGACTTTTAAAAAGATTTATGCGTTTTTCGTACGATTTATATGTATTTAAAGGAATTTGGAAATAAAAAAAAGAGACCACCATTATGAATTAATGATGGACTCGTTCGTGTCTTTTATTCAAAACAACTACAATTATAGGCAATCACCGTTGATTGAAGCGCAGGGCGGCGACTCCAGCGGGAATAGCATGAGCTGAAGACCCTGGACTGAGCGAAGCGAGGGAAGCGGCTGAAGCCATGCCCGCGGAAAGCGTCCGCCCGGAGCGGAAATCAACAGTTGCCTACTTCTGATCCTCCATATAATAAACCGAAGTAACCTTCCATTCCCCATCCTCTTTCGCGAAAACAGTCACCTGACGACCATTACGCTTCGTCTCAAGACCCGTCGACTTCTGCTTCATCGAAGTAGACAAATTCGCAAAAACCTGAGCCTCATTCGCATCCTCATCATACTTAACAACCGTCACATCATTCGCTTCACGGCTCAACGCATACTCCTTAAAAACACCCTCAATATAAACCCGCTCTTCATCAATCGTAAAACTCTTAGGATTCTTAGAAAGAACTCCCATATACTCATCAATATCCTGATTATTAAACGCATGCATATACGTATCAAACGACTTTATAATAAGCTCCTTCTCCGCAGAAGGAACATTCGCAGCCTCTTCAATCGACCCGCCCAACATATTAAAACCAACCTTATTCTCATCTACCCCATGATCAATCGAACCGAAACCGCCAACCGTTTCACCATCACTGACAGAACCACCTGTAGAATTTTCCTTCTTGGAACATGCAGCTAAAATAAGAACAAGCGCTAAAATCGTGTAAATCAATACATTTTTCTTCATATTTCTCCTCCTGACATTAAAAAAAGGGACCCTTTAAAAGGCCCCTTTATCATAACAATCACTACTACTTAACTTCAACCCAGCCGTTCTTTATTGCAGTGACAACTGCCTGAGTACGGTCGTTGACAGCCATCTTTTGTAGAATGCTGGATACATGGTTTTTAACTGTTTTTTCGGAAATGAAAAGCGTTTCTCCGATTGTACGGTTGCTTTGTCCATCCGTCAACAACTGTAATACTTCACATTCACGTCTTGTTAATAAATGAAGCGGACGGCGAATGTCGTTTTGATGGAAGTATCCTTTATGTTCACGTTCGCTGAGTCGACGGTATTCCGCAACAAGATTGCGAGTCACTTTTGGATGCAGGTATGAACCCCCGGTAGCTACGACCTTGATTGCCTGTACGATAGCGTCAGCGTCCATTTCTTTCAACATATAGCCAAGCGCGCCTGACTTCAACGCATGCGATACATATGATTCATCGTCATGGATGGAGAGAATGATGATTTTCGCATCCGGGAATTCATTTTTAACCTTTTCTGTTGCCTCTACGCCATTCATTCCCGGCATGTTGATATCCATTAATACGACGTCTGGTTCAAAGCGTCTGTAAAGTTCAACTACTTCAGATCCATCGTCCCCTTCTCCCACTACTTCGAATGAGTCTTCGAAATCGAGAATACGCTTCACACCTTCACGGAAAAGCTGATGGTCATCCACAATTAATATTTTGGTCATTTTCATTCCCTCCCAATACCCTTTTCAACAATTATATTTTCCTGTAACGGAATACGGAATAACACTGTCGTACCATTGCCGACGCTTGAAATGATCTTCATCTCGCCTTTCAGCAATTCAATGCGCTCTCGCATTCCAATAATACCGAATGATTTCTCTTTAGATTGATTAACGTCAAAGCCTTTTCCATTATCTTTCACTACAATGTTCATTGTATCACGAAGCCATTCAATTTTCACCCATACATCCCTTGATTTACCATGTTTAAGGGCATTGGTAATGCATTCTTGAACAAGTCGGAAAGTCGATACTTCGAAATTCGGCTCCAACCGTCGCTCGCTGCCATTATTCATGAAGTGAATTGTAGTGCCTTTCTCATACTCCATCGTTGTTTGGGAATACTTTCGCAGTGTCGGTATTAATCCCAAATCATCGAGCGCCATGGGACGTAGGTCATAAATAATACGCCGCACTTCAAGAAGGGCCTTTCTAACCATTTCTTTTAATGAGTGAAGCTCCGATATTGCCTCACCAGTCCCTCTTTCCATAAAGGTCTTTTCAATAAGTCCAGAACGAAGCAGAACATTGGCAAGCATTTGGGCTGGTCCATCGTGAATATCCCGGGAGAGGCGTTTTCGTTCCTCCTCTTGGGCTTGAATGATCTGAATAGCGAACTCCTGTTTCTTTCGTGCCGTTTCCAACGCTTGACCAACCTTTTTCAAGTCGGAAGTCAAATACGAAATGACTACCGTTACCTGATTCACAAGGTGATCCGCTTTATCGATTGTCTCTAATAGAGCTGCTATTCGCCGATCAAGATCATCCCGGCGTGAACGTAATTGCTTTTCCTCCATCCGGTTGATAGATAACCTAACAAGCAGATCATTTGCAGTCTCATAAGCCTTTCGCACTTCTTCTTCGGTGTAATTCATAAAATTCTTCGATACATCCGCAAGCCTTCTTCGAGAATGACGCGTCAAATCTTCTAAATTATCACCTTCATCGATTACCCGGGAAATCTCTTCTTTAATAAGTGCAATTTCGGTCTGCATTTCCTGGAAGGTTTGGCGGCTTTGCTCGCTAATAGAGAAAATATCATTTTTGGATTTATCCATCACATTAACCATATTATCGAAGATACTTTCCAAACGTTGGATATCCATGGTATTTTCTGCCAACTTCAACACTCCTATCCAGGCCACTATGTAGCAATGTTGCAGTATTCTTTAATAACGAATACACTTTATTATTATATCATCATAAAACTGAATACATATTAAGATTGTATTACAAGTGATAGGAGTGCTGCAAATGAGAGCGGATTACAAAACAGTCAAATTGTCTGGCGAAAGTGAAATCGTCATACAAAAATCCAGATTCCTCACATATGTCAGACGGGTTGAGACGGAAGAGGAAGCGTTGGATTTCATCCAAGAGATCAAAAAGATGCACCATACAGCGACACACAATTGTTCAGCCTATATTATCGGGGAGCACGACCAGATACAAAAAGCGAATGATGATGGAGAACCTTCCGGAACAGCTGGTTTTCCAATGCTTGAAGTCCTAAAAAAACAGGGATTAAAAGATACTGCGGTAGTAGTGACCCGCTATTTTGGCGGTATTAAATTAGGAGGCGGCGGGCTGATCCGGGCTTATGGACGGGCGACAACCGAAGGAATAGCCGCAACCGGTGTAGTTGAGCGAAAGCTGCATAATTTAATGAAAGTAGCCATTGATTATACTTGGCTTGGAAAAGTTGAGAATGAAGTTAGGCAATCTCCTTATCCATTAAAAGAGATCCTTTATGAAGAAGACGTCAGCTTGCTGCTTTACGTACCAACTGATAGTTCCAATGAATTTATTGATTGGATTACAGAATTGACTAACGGCCAAGCCGATATATCCACCGTTTCTAATACTTTCCTTGAATTTGAAGTTTGATAATAGTATACGGTAACCGAATTTAATAGTATAATGGTGAAAGTTGACGAATGATTACATTTATTGCAACTAAATTACATGTCGACATTTGCGCATACTATGAGGAAGATTAAAATTGCTAAGTAAATTCCTTAGCCCGGTGGAGGCTTATATATGAAAAGAAAAGAATTTAAAAAAATGAAGAAAGCGACGTCTAAAACTCGTATCGCCGTCAAAATCGGCCTATTGGTGTCGCTAACTGCATTGCTTGTAGTGGCTTCCTACGCGCTTTCTTTGCGTCAGAAGGCTGAACAAGCTGTCGAAAATGCATTTGAGGCGGTTCCTACTACATCGAAATCCGATTTAAGGGGCAGTGGCAAGGTCGAACCGGCGAAGGATAATGTATCCATCTTACTGATCGGTGTAGATGAAACTGACGTACGGCACGAAGCACGTGGCCGCTCCGACGCCCTACTTGTCGCAACTTTCAACGTGGAAGAAAAGTCCGTAAAGTTGTTAAGCATCCCACGGGATTCATATGTGTATATCCCAAAGGTCAAATATAAAGACCGGATCAACCATGCTCACGCTTTCGGAGGAACCCATGCAGCAATCGAGACAGTCGAGGAATTGTTGGACATTCCAATCGATTATTATGTGAAGATGAATTTCAATGCGTTTATCGAAGTTGTCGATGCTTTAGGCGGTATTGAAGTCGAAGTACCGTATAACAGACTGGAAAAAGACGAGAATGATAAAAATACGATTCAATTAGTCAAAGGCGTGCATACGCTTGATGGCCGACACGCCCTTGCATTGGCGCGTACCCGTAAGCTTGATAGCGACCTTGAGCGCGGAAAGCGACAACAAATGATCTTGCAAGCAATCATTAAAGAAATGGCTTCAGTGAAATCAATCGGAAAATACGGCGATGTCATCGAAGCTGTCGGTGATAATATGAAAACCGACATGACGTTTAATGAAATGACATCATTCTGGGAATATGCAAAAGGCGGCATGCCAAAAATCGATACGATCAACCTAAAAGGTACTGATGACTATTCAAGAGGTCCATATTATTACCAATTGGATCAAGCCGACCTCGAGAATGTAAGGCAATTATTGCAAGCCCATCTTGGACTCATCCCGGATTCTTCAAATTTGACCGATGGCAGCAGTTCAGACGTTTTCGGAGCAACAGATGAAACCGCTGATGGCAGTGAAGATATAAAATGACCTAACATCCCCGCTGATTCCATTCAGCGGGGTGTTTTTTTATTGTATTCGATTCCAATAAAAAAACGATGATATGCAACATGTGCATACCACCGTATCATATTGTATTCATTTATTTTCCAATCATACGAACAAGGTTCAATAATGGACGATAATTTGTTCCGGCCAGGCCAATCGCTTCGACGAAAAGCTCAATTGCAAGAAGCATGACGGCGATAAGTACGATTGCACCCCAGACAGTTGCCTGTGAGAAAAGTACAGCCGCGACACCGAAAAGAATCGCAAGTCCATAAATGATAAGGACTGTCTGTCTGTGGGAGAATCCTGCTCTCAACAGACAATGGTGTAAATGTGATTTATCGGGTGCTGAAATCGGTTGTTTCATCCTTACCCGACGAACAATTGCAAAGAATGTATCCGAAATCGGTACACCTAACATGATGATCGGGATGACCAACGATACGACCGCGACGTTCTTAAACCCTAATAATGCCAATACAGCAATCATATAACCAAGGAATAATGCCCCTGTATCCCCCATGAAAATTTTCGCTGGGTGGAAATTATAGAATAAAAAGCCGAGTGAACTTGCAGCCAAAATTGCTGCAGTTGCCACAACAAACATGTCTCCCATAATTACAGCCATCACAGTGATGGAAATAAGAGCGATTGTAGAAACGCCGGCAGCAAGACCATCCAAGCCGTCAATTAGATTAATAGCGTTCGTTATGCCAACGATCCAAATGATCGTAATTGGAATACTTAAGTATCCAAAATCAAAAGGACCGAAAAATGGTAAGTTAATGAATTCGATTTGTAAACCGCCCCACGCTACAACTACAATCGCAGCAGCCAATTGGCCGATTAACTTAGCCTTAGCGGTGATTTCAAGCATATCATCCAAAAATCCAGTTATTATAATGATTAGTGCTCCAACAAGAATTCCAATTGCATGTTCATCTTCAGGGCGTAATAATAAATAGCCGACAGCGAAAGCGCCAAAGATTGCCACTCCGCCGATACGCGGCATGACGGTTGCATGCACTTTCCTATAATTGGGATGATCGACTGCCCCGATTCGGAATGCAAACTTTATGACAAGTGGAGTTAGTATGATGGAAGCTACGAATGCAGCAGCCATTGCAAGGAATAACATGTCCTTCCTCCCCGTAGAAAACAAATTTAGATAGCCAAACGTATTATAGCACGTTTGGATAGGGAAAGCATCCAAGTTCATAAAAACATAGATTACCATACCCTATTTTAATTTAATTCAAACCACAAATTGTACATTTAATGGCTTCACATCGTTCATACTGCTTGCAATTCTCCCTTGTGGTAGTCATTTCATATATACTTTGATAAAATAGACGTATCCTTAAAGAAGGATTAGACAAAGGAGCATCCATTACATGTTATCATTTTTTAAGCGTTCAAACCAAACAAGTGAAAGGCAGCTTCGCAAATACCGCAAAGTTGTTCAACACATAAATAATTTAGAATCAAAATACGAGAGCTTCACTGACGAAGAACTTGCAAATATGACAACAGTATTTAAAGAACAGCTCGGAAACGGTGAGACAGTCCATGATATCCTTCCGGAGGCATTCGCCGTTGTTCGCGAAGCATCGAAACGAATCTTGGATATGCGCCACTTCGATGTGCAACTAATCGGCGGAATGGTATTAGCAGAAGGAAATATAGCGGAAATGCCGACCGGTGAAGGAAAGACGCTTGTCGCTTCCCTTCCTTCCTATTTAAGAGCCCTTGAAGGTAAAGGTGTCCACGTTATTACCGTCAACGACTACCTTGCAAAACGGGATTTCGATCAAATCGGTCAAATCCATCGCTTCCTTGGACTGACTGTCGGTTTAAATGTTCCGATGATGCAACCCGATGAAAAGCAGGATGCCTATTTGGCCGATATTACATACGGAGTCGGCACTGAGTTTGGATTCGACTATCTTCGGGATAATATGGCGCGCCATACAGCGGATAAAGTTCAGCGTCCATACCATTTTGCGATTATCGATGAAGTCGACAGCGTCCTGATTGACGAAGCGAAAACTCCTTTGATTGTCGCCGGTAAAATGCAGGCAGATGCGGATCTTCATTTTATCGCTGCAAGACTTGCTAAACGTTTCAAAAAAGGTGTGGATTTTGAGTTCGATGATGAAACAAAAGCGACTTCATTGACTGAGGAAGGCATCGAGAAGGTCGAAAAGGCGTTTGGCATCGATAATCTATATGATCTGGAACACCAGACACTTTACCACTATATGATCCAAGCTGTTCGCGCATTTGTCATATTCAAACGCGATGTCGATTATATCGTGAAAGATGAAAAAGTAGAGCTTGTCGACATGTTCACAGGCCGTATCATGGAAGGTAGGACGTTATCCGACGGGCTTCACCAGGCGATTGAAGCAAAAGAAGGCCTACCAATCACCGATGAAAATAAGGCACAAGCCCAGATTACGATTCAGAACTATTTCCGGATGTACCCGACCCTTAGCGGGATGACAGGAACTGCGAAGACACAAGAAAAGGAATTCCGTGAAGTTTATAATATGGAAGTTATTCAAATTCCGACGAATCGTCCCCGTGCCCGTATTGATTCACCAGATAAGGTATACCAAACAATCGAGCAGAAATACGAAGCTGTTGCAAAAGAAGTCGCCAAGCGACATGAAAAAGGACAACCCGTTCTTGTTGGAACAACGTCTATTTTGCAATCGGAAAAAGTGGCCAATTACTTGGATCGCTTGAATCTTAACTATAACCTTTTGAACGCCAAGAGCGTAGAGCAGGAAGTCGACCTTATTTCACAAGCGGGGCAATACGGTCATATTACGGTCGCTACGAACATGGCAGGACGAGGAACGGACATTATGCTTGGTGAAGGCGTTGAAGAAATCGGCGGACTTTTCGTCTTGGGGACGGAAAAGCATGAAAGCCGTCGAATTGACAACCAATTACGCGGTCGTTCCGGTCGACAAGGAGACCACGGTGAAAGCCAGTTCTTCATTTCACTTGAAGATGAAATGTTTACTCGTTTCGCAAAAGATGATTTGGAGAAATTTAATAAAAAAGTGAAAACCGATGAAGACGGTCTCGTTCAAAATGCCGATGTGAATGAATTGACAGAGCGCACGCAACGAATTGTCGAGGGTGCCCACTTCTCCATGCGCGAATACAATTTGAAGTTAGATGATGTCATTAATGACCAACGCGGTGTTCTTTACTCATTACGGGATAAGGTTCTTGAACAAGAAGACCTGTTCAGCCAGTTAAAAACAATGGTGTCTGAAGCGGTGGAATTTGTCGTTTATGACAGTTGCCCTGAAAATGAAACGGCCGACAACTATGATTTCGAAAGAATCGAACGGACGATGAACAGTCTTTTACTGGAGCCTCTTACGTTACCGCATAATGTGGAAAAGCCGTCTGATATCCTGAAATTATACAAAGAGCCGATTGACGAACTGTTCGCCTATGTCGATTCTTTCGCTGATAATGAGGAAGTCGTCAACCTCATCCCTCAAGTCATGTTGAGCCATATCGATAGTATGTGGGTGAAACATCTTGAAGTGATGACCCGTCTTAAGGAAGGAATCGGTTTACGATCTTACGGGCAAGAAGATCCAATGCGAATTTATCAGCGTGAAGGCCTGCAACTATTCGCCAAACATTACCAAAAGTTGCGCCGCAGTATCGCATCAGAGGTAATCGGATTTATGAAGCTTATTTCAAAACAACAGGAGGCCGATGAATCATGAAACTTTTTTCCATGTTCAAGAAAACTGAAAAGACGGGAGCAGACAGCACTGTCGATTCAGGGGAAATTTTAGAGAACGCTGTCCAATCTGATGAAACGGATGATGTCGAAACGCAATTATCATTTCATCCGGAATGGGTTTTATCACAAGAGCAGGAATACGTATTCCGATTCCTGTCCAATGAACTTGAACCATTAAAACCAAACCAAATTTCCCTCGCTGGAGTCGATATCGACGTCGAAAAAGCGATCGACAGCTGGTTAGTCAAAGCATTTTTCAGATCATCACTGGATCAGGCAATTTCAATGGGACCTGTCGAATTGCTATTACTTGATGATAAAGGCGACGTGATTGCTTCCCAGGAATTCGATTTAAGTGAATTAGGAGAAATCCCGGCGCGCAGTGCTCGACCTTGGGTATTCGTTTTCACGAAACAAAATACATTCTTAGAAGAACCACCAAAGGAAAATTGGAAGCTTGCTTTCAACGTACAATCTATGGTGCCGCATAAGCTTGAGCTTGAACAAGCATGGGAAGACGGACTTTCGGCTGAACAGAAAGACGCACTTGAAAAAGTCGTTGAACGTATGCCGAAGTTAAAACCTCGTGAAGTGAACTTTGCAGGTTTCCAAGTGAAGAAACAGGATGAAGGCAGCATCGCAGTCTCCCTCTTCATCCGAAACGGTCATTCGAAGCAAATCAGCATCGAAAAGCTACCACTCGAGCTATTGGATGCAAATGGCGACCTCGTAGCACGCGGCTCATTCAATCTTGCTCCACTCGAAGTGAAAGCAAATACTTCAAAACCATGGACATTCATCTATCCGAAGGAAATGGTTCAAAAAGAAGATCCAGATTTCACAAAATGGGTCATTCGCGTACCACAGCAATAAGATATTTCATAAAATCGGGTGAAGGAAATTATTCCTTCACCCGGTTTTTAATTTATACTGGATTCGCTCATGATTTTTCGCATATCCGCTCATGATTTCACATATCCGCTCATGATTTCGCAAATCCGCTCATGATTTCGCATATCCGCTCATGATTTCGCATAGCCGCTCATGATTTCGCAAATTCGCTCATGATTTCACACAGCCGCTCATGATTTCATACATCCGCCCATGATTTCGCAAAGCCGCTCATGATTTCATACATCCGCCCATGATTTCGCAAATTCGCTCATGATTTCACACAGCCGCTCATGATTTCACATATCCGCTCATGATTTCGCAAAGCCGCTCATGATTTCGCATATCCGCTCATGATTTCGCAAATCCGCTCATGATTTCTCAAAGCCGCTCATGCTCTCACCAGAGCATTTTAGCTTGTAAGAAAAATAAAAAGCAGATTCCGTTTAGGAATCTGCCGTATGGGTAAGTTTAATTATATATTATTTTGACGCGACATCTGATACGCCAGTGATTCGCTTAGCGCCGATGTATCGCTTGCCCCAATAAGCTGGATCATTCAATTTATCGACACGAACGCCTCTTGAAGATGATGCATGCGCAAACTTTCCATCGCCGATATAGATACCAACATGGGATACTCCCTTGCCAGTCGTGTTAAAGAAAACCAAATCGCCTACAACAAGATCACTTTTAGCAACTTTTGTCCCAGTTGCATATAGTCCTGAAGACGAACGGGATAGATTAATCCCATGTTGCTTAAATACGAACTGAACATAGCCTGAGCAATCAAATCCGGCTTTTGAAGTCCCCCCGTATACATATCTGATCCCTTTAAGACTTGTAGCTGTTTGTGAAATTGCAGCTGAATCAATTGATGATGCTTCAGCTTGACCGATGAAAGGTGCGACGAGTAATAGTAAAGACAATGCAAAAACAGCAAAAGGCTTTTGCATGCGTGTTAAGATTCTCATATGTTCCCCCAGGTTTTTTTATATTTATCTGAAAAATCATCTAAGATAACTTTACCATGAACTATGCTCGTCCTATATTACAATTACGTAACAGTATCGTTACAAAAAATGATGTAAACTTACATTCGCAATACGCTTGTCATATTTGATGAAAAAGCCTAAAAAGCCGCTTCTCCACGCAGGAGATGCGGCTTTTCTGATAGGTTTAGATAGTCAAATCTGTAATAATCGTAACATCTTTATGATCATGTAAGTAAGTAATTGTCCAGTCCGGGTCAACTTTGCCTTCAAGGAACTTCGTAATTGCCGGCCGCTTCTTCTCACCGAATGCAAGTAGCACTAATTTCTTTGCACTTAAAATCGATGCAATCCCCATTGTCAATGCAGTGTTCGGGATCTTTTCATCGTTTTCGAAGTATTGGCTATTGACGCCTAATGTAGAGTCAGTCAATTCCGCTACATGAGTGACAGAATCAGCAGGAGTTCCTGGTTCATTGAATGCAATATGACCATTTTCCCCTACACCCAATAATTGAATGTCAAGACCGGCTTTTTGTAAGGCTTCTTCATATCGCTTGCATTCTTCCTCAAGGTTTTCCGCCATCCCATTAGGAATATTCGTTTCCTTAAATTCTTTTTTGCTGAATAAATGATCGTTCATGAAATATGCATAGCTATTCGGACTTTCGGCTTTGAGGCCAACATATTCATCCAAGTTAAACGTCGTTACATTTGAAAAATCCAATTCGGATTCGGTCAACTTTTTATATACAGGGATCATCGTGCTTCCTGTCGCTAAACCAAGGACATGAAGTCGATCGTTTTCAAGTTCTTCTTTTATCAACTGAAAAAATTGATCCGCACCCTTTTCAGGATTTTCAACTTGAATAAGTTTGTAATTTACCATTTGTTCTCAACCGACTTTCATTTTAAATTTGGTACTACCTATTTATTGTAATTTCCAGAAACAGTATGGTCAACTTTCAACCTATCGAACCACAAAATAAATTCCTTTTCCTACCTCCAACCGATTTAAACCACTTTATCATAACTATGGCGATATTTTGAATTCAATTTGTACAAAATGTGAAACTTTTTCACTATTTGAGATACATAGGGTTTTCCCTAATTCTCTATTTTCGACGTCGGACTATGATAAAAGTATCAACAAGCAAAACGAAATTCTGCCAAGGGGGTGGAAATAAATGACTAACAAAAATAAAAAGCAGAATCAACCTACACAAAAAGAATCTGAGATTAATTTAAAAGGTACGTTCATATCCGTAATGCTTCTTGGTGTATTTATCATTGTTTTATGGTTTGGCTCTT contains:
- a CDS encoding accessory Sec system S-layer assembly protein codes for the protein MKLFSMFKKTEKTGADSTVDSGEILENAVQSDETDDVETQLSFHPEWVLSQEQEYVFRFLSNELEPLKPNQISLAGVDIDVEKAIDSWLVKAFFRSSLDQAISMGPVELLLLDDKGDVIASQEFDLSELGEIPARSARPWVFVFTKQNTFLEEPPKENWKLAFNVQSMVPHKLELEQAWEDGLSAEQKDALEKVVERMPKLKPREVNFAGFQVKKQDEGSIAVSLFIRNGHSKQISIEKLPLELLDANGDLVARGSFNLAPLEVKANTSKPWTFIYPKEMVQKEDPDFTKWVIRVPQQ
- a CDS encoding response regulator transcription factor, with the protein product MTKILIVDDHQLFREGVKRILDFEDSFEVVGEGDDGSEVVELYRRFEPDVVLMDINMPGMNGVEATEKVKNEFPDAKIIILSIHDDESYVSHALKSGALGYMLKEMDADAIVQAIKVVATGGSYLHPKVTRNLVAEYRRLSEREHKGYFHQNDIRRPLHLLTRRECEVLQLLTDGQSNRTIGETLFISEKTVKNHVSSILQKMAVNDRTQAVVTAIKNGWVEVK
- a CDS encoding nuclear transport factor 2 family protein gives rise to the protein MKKNVLIYTILALVLILAACSKKENSTGGSVSDGETVGGFGSIDHGVDENKVGFNMLGGSIEEAANVPSAEKELIIKSFDTYMHAFNNQDIDEYMGVLSKNPKSFTIDEERVYIEGVFKEYALSREANDVTVVKYDEDANEAQVFANLSTSMKQKSTGLETKRNGRQVTVFAKEDGEWKVTSVYYMEDQK
- a CDS encoding sensor histidine kinase — encoded protein: MAENTMDIQRLESIFDNMVNVMDKSKNDIFSISEQSRQTFQEMQTEIALIKEEISRVIDEGDNLEDLTRHSRRRLADVSKNFMNYTEEEVRKAYETANDLLVRLSINRMEEKQLRSRRDDLDRRIAALLETIDKADHLVNQVTVVISYLTSDLKKVGQALETARKKQEFAIQIIQAQEEERKRLSRDIHDGPAQMLANVLLRSGLIEKTFMERGTGEAISELHSLKEMVRKALLEVRRIIYDLRPMALDDLGLIPTLRKYSQTTMEYEKGTTIHFMNNGSERRLEPNFEVSTFRLVQECITNALKHGKSRDVWVKIEWLRDTMNIVVKDNGKGFDVNQSKEKSFGIIGMRERIELLKGEMKIISSVGNGTTVLFRIPLQENIIVEKGIGRE
- a CDS encoding glucosamine-6-phosphate deaminase produces the protein MVNYKLIQVENPEKGADQFFQLIKEELENDRLHVLGLATGSTMIPVYKKLTESELDFSNVTTFNLDEYVGLKAESPNSYAYFMNDHLFSKKEFKETNIPNGMAENLEEECKRYEEALQKAGLDIQLLGVGENGHIAFNEPGTPADSVTHVAELTDSTLGVNSQYFENDEKIPNTALTMGIASILSAKKLVLLAFGEKKRPAITKFLEGKVDPDWTITYLHDHKDVTIITDLTI
- a CDS encoding LCP family protein, which produces MKRKEFKKMKKATSKTRIAVKIGLLVSLTALLVVASYALSLRQKAEQAVENAFEAVPTTSKSDLRGSGKVEPAKDNVSILLIGVDETDVRHEARGRSDALLVATFNVEEKSVKLLSIPRDSYVYIPKVKYKDRINHAHAFGGTHAAIETVEELLDIPIDYYVKMNFNAFIEVVDALGGIEVEVPYNRLEKDENDKNTIQLVKGVHTLDGRHALALARTRKLDSDLERGKRQQMILQAIIKEMASVKSIGKYGDVIEAVGDNMKTDMTFNEMTSFWEYAKGGMPKIDTINLKGTDDYSRGPYYYQLDQADLENVRQLLQAHLGLIPDSSNLTDGSSSDVFGATDETADGSEDIK
- a CDS encoding YigZ family protein — translated: MRADYKTVKLSGESEIVIQKSRFLTYVRRVETEEEALDFIQEIKKMHHTATHNCSAYIIGEHDQIQKANDDGEPSGTAGFPMLEVLKKQGLKDTAVVVTRYFGGIKLGGGGLIRAYGRATTEGIAATGVVERKLHNLMKVAIDYTWLGKVENEVRQSPYPLKEILYEEDVSLLLYVPTDSSNEFIDWITELTNGQADISTVSNTFLEFEV
- a CDS encoding MraY family glycosyltransferase — protein: MLFLAMAAAFVASIILTPLVIKFAFRIGAVDHPNYRKVHATVMPRIGGVAIFGAFAVGYLLLRPEDEHAIGILVGALIIIITGFLDDMLEITAKAKLIGQLAAAIVVVAWGGLQIEFINLPFFGPFDFGYLSIPITIIWIVGITNAINLIDGLDGLAAGVSTIALISITVMAVIMGDMFVVATAAILAASSLGFLFYNFHPAKIFMGDTGALFLGYMIAVLALLGFKNVAVVSLVIPIIMLGVPISDTFFAIVRRVRMKQPISAPDKSHLHHCLLRAGFSHRQTVLIIYGLAILFGVAAVLFSQATVWGAIVLIAVMLLAIELFVEAIGLAGTNYRPLLNLVRMIGK
- a CDS encoding C40 family peptidase, with translation MRILTRMQKPFAVFALSLLLLVAPFIGQAEASSIDSAAISQTATSLKGIRYVYGGTSKAGFDCSGYVQFVFKQHGINLSRSSSGLYATGTKVAKSDLVVGDLVFFNTTGKGVSHVGIYIGDGKFAHASSSRGVRVDKLNDPAYWGKRYIGAKRITGVSDVASK
- the secA2 gene encoding accessory Sec system translocase SecA2 gives rise to the protein MLSFFKRSNQTSERQLRKYRKVVQHINNLESKYESFTDEELANMTTVFKEQLGNGETVHDILPEAFAVVREASKRILDMRHFDVQLIGGMVLAEGNIAEMPTGEGKTLVASLPSYLRALEGKGVHVITVNDYLAKRDFDQIGQIHRFLGLTVGLNVPMMQPDEKQDAYLADITYGVGTEFGFDYLRDNMARHTADKVQRPYHFAIIDEVDSVLIDEAKTPLIVAGKMQADADLHFIAARLAKRFKKGVDFEFDDETKATSLTEEGIEKVEKAFGIDNLYDLEHQTLYHYMIQAVRAFVIFKRDVDYIVKDEKVELVDMFTGRIMEGRTLSDGLHQAIEAKEGLPITDENKAQAQITIQNYFRMYPTLSGMTGTAKTQEKEFREVYNMEVIQIPTNRPRARIDSPDKVYQTIEQKYEAVAKEVAKRHEKGQPVLVGTTSILQSEKVANYLDRLNLNYNLLNAKSVEQEVDLISQAGQYGHITVATNMAGRGTDIMLGEGVEEIGGLFVLGTEKHESRRIDNQLRGRSGRQGDHGESQFFISLEDEMFTRFAKDDLEKFNKKVKTDEDGLVQNADVNELTERTQRIVEGAHFSMREYNLKLDDVINDQRGVLYSLRDKVLEQEDLFSQLKTMVSEAVEFVVYDSCPENETADNYDFERIERTMNSLLLEPLTLPHNVEKPSDILKLYKEPIDELFAYVDSFADNEEVVNLIPQVMLSHIDSMWVKHLEVMTRLKEGIGLRSYGQEDPMRIYQREGLQLFAKHYQKLRRSIASEVIGFMKLISKQQEADES